A window of bacterium genomic DNA:
GCGTCGCCCAGCCGCGAGAACCGCGGCAGGTGTCGCTCGTTGTCCCACGACCAGTAGATGAACAACGCCTTGCCCTTGATCAGCTTCGTGTCCAGCGGACCCCAGTACCGGCTGTCCATGCTGTTGTAGCGGTTGTCGCCCATCATGAAGATGTGGCCGGCGGGCACCACGTAGGGATTGGGCAGGCCTTCCAGGGGAAGCTGTGGTTGCGCGCGTTGCGCACGTAGGAACCCTGGTCCTTCTTCGCGCGCGGCGGCGGGCAGCTTTCCGGGTCGGTCCAGGTGGGGATGCAGGAATGGTCGCCGCCGTACTGGCCGAGATTGCTCTCGTAGACCTTGCCGTTCACGTAGAGCACGCCCTCGCGAACAGCCACGCTGTCGCCGGCGACGGCCACGCAGCGCTTGATGTAGTCGAGGTTCCGGTCGCGCGGGTACTCGAAGACGATGATGTCGCCCTGCCGCGGCTCGCGGAGCGCCGGCAGCTTCAACACCGGCAGGCCGTCGATCAACGTCCAGTTCACCAGTGGAATGCGGATGCGGTCGGGGCTCTTGGCGCCGTAGAGGAACTTGTTCACGAACAGGAAATCGCCGATCTGCAGCGTCTCGAGCATCGAACCGGTGGGGATGCGGAAAGCCTGGAAGATGAACTGCCTGAGCACGAGCGCGATGAGCAGCGCCGACCCGATCGAGCGGATGTACTCCACGACCACGTGGCGCTTGCGTGCGGGCGGACGGACCTGGCCGACGCGGTTGCGCTTCTTCAACCCGAACATCGTTCCTCCCCAACCGCGACGGCGGTCAGCGTTCGACCTTTAGCACGGCCAGGAAGGCTTCCTGCGGGATCTCCACAGCGCCGACCTGCTTCATGCGCTTCTTGCCTTCCTTCTGCTTCTCCCAGAGCTTGCGCTTCCGGGTGATGTCGCCGCCGTAGCACTTGGCGGTCACGTTCTTGCGGAACGGCTGCACGGTCGTGCGCGCCAGGACGCGCGAGCCGACGGCAGCCTGGATCGCCACGGCGAACATCTGGCGCGGGATCAGTTCCTTCAGCTTCTGGCACAGCTTCAGGCCCCAGCTGTAGGCATTGTCCTTGTGCACGATGCAGGTCAGGGCATCCACATCGTCGCCGTTGATCTTCAGGTCCAGGCGCACCAGGTCGTCGGCCCGGTGACGCAGGTATTCGTAGTCGAGCGAGGCGTAACCCTTCGTGACCGACTTCAGCTTGTCGTAGTAGTCGACCACGAGTTCGTTGAGCGGCAGGTCGAACTCCAGGTTCACGCGCTCGACGTCCAGGTACTCCATCTTCGTCTGCACGCCGCGACGATCCAGTGAGATCTGGATCACCGCGCCCACGAATTCCTTGGGCGTGATCACCGAGGCCCTGACGATGGGCTCGCGGATCTCGGCGATGATCTTCGGGTCCGGCAACAGCGCCGGGTTCTCGCAGACCTGCACCGTGCCGTCGCGCAGCAGCACCTCGTACTCCACGTTCGGCAACGTCGCGATCAGGTTCAGGCCGTACTAGCGCTCGAGCCGCTCCTGCACGATCTCAAGGTGCAGCAGGCCCAGGAACCCGCAGCGGAAACCGAAACCGAGCGCTGCCGACGTCTCCTTCTCCCAGGTCAGCGAGGCGTCGTTCAGCTGCAGCTTCTGCAGCGCGTCGAGCAGGTCGTTGTACTGGTCGTTCTCCGTCGGGTACAGGCCCGAGAACACCATCGGCTTGGCCTCGGCGTAGCCGGGCCACGGCGCCGCGCAGGGCGTCTCGGCCAGCGTGATGGTGTCGCCCACCCGCACATGCCGCACGTCCTTGGCACCGGTAGCGATGTAGCCCACCTCGCCCGCCGACAGGCCCTTCTGCGAGACACGGGCCAGCTGGAACCAGCCGATGTCCCCCACCTCGAACTGCCGCTCGTTGGAGAAGACGCGGATCTTCTGGCCCTTGCGGATCGAACCGGTGAACATGCGCACATAGGCCACGGCGCCGACGTAGGAGTCGAACATCGAGTCGAAGATCAGGGCCTGGGCCGGCGCGTCCGGGTCGCCCTTCGGGTGCGGCACGCGATCGACCACCGCGCGCAGCAGTTCCTGGATGCCGACGCCTGTCTTGGCGCTGACCTTGATGATCTCCTCGGGCGCGCAGCCGATGAGGTCGACGAACTGCTCGGTGACATAGTCCACGCGCGCGGCCGCAAGGTCGATCTTGTTGATGACCGGGATGATCGCCAGGTCATGCTCGAGCGCCAGGTACAGGTTGTTGATCGTCTGCGCCTGCACACCCTGCACGGCATCGACAACCAGCAGCGCGCCTTCACAGGCGGCCAGCGAACGGCTGACCTCGTAGTGGAAGTCGACGTGCCCCGGGGTGTCGATCAGGTTGAGCACCCAGTCGCGGCCCTCGGGGTCGCGGTAGTCCATGCGCACGGGGTGGCTCTTGATGGTGATGCCGCGCTCGCGCTCGAGGTCCATCGAGTCGAGCACCTGTGCCTGCATATCCTTGCCGGTGAGCGTGCCGGTGACCTCGAGCAGCCGGTCGGCCAGCGTGCTCTTGCCGTGGTCAATGTGCGCGATGATGCAGAAGTTTCGCGCGCGTTCGCGGTCGAAGGCCATGCGGCGGTCACCTGTCGGCTGAGGGACGGGTCCTGTGGGCACCGGATCGGCTGATCCGGCAGCGACGGTCCCGGCGGCAACGGGCATCAGGGCGGCGGGAACCGCCTCCCATGCCAAAAACCGCGACCCTGAGGGGTCGCGCCGTGACAAAGATAGGGGTCAGAACCCCTTTCGCCACTGGAAAACGGTGACTTCGGGCCCGCTGCCGGCGCTGACGGCCGGTCCGGAGCCCACCGGCCCGAACACATCCTCCCAGCGGTCGGGGACCGGCACCGCGTCCTCGTCGAAGTTGAACAGGTGGGCGCCGACATAGGCGTCGAGCGCGATGATCAGCAGCGCACCGCCCGACCACCAGACGAAATCGCGCATCTGTTC
This region includes:
- the lepB gene encoding signal peptidase I, giving the protein MFGLKKRNRVGQVRPPARKRHVVVEYIRSIGSALLIALVLRQFIFQAFRIPTGSMLETLQIGDFLFVNKFLYGAKSPDRIRIPLVNWTLIDGLPVLKLPALREPRQGDIIVFEYPRDRNLDYIKRCVAVAGDSVAVREGVLYVNGKVYESNLGQYGGDHSCIPTWTDPESCPPPRAKKDQGSYVRNARNHSFPWKACPIPTWCPPATSS